In a genomic window of Narcine bancroftii isolate sNarBan1 chromosome 7, sNarBan1.hap1, whole genome shotgun sequence:
- the cln5 gene encoding bis(monoacylglycero)phosphate synthase CLN5 isoform X1, whose translation MAEPGPCWLLCLWLALQRVPPAGTQRKWPVPYRRFDHRPTPDPFCQARYPFCPTGSPDGQIPLMKDQDIIEVYRLQTPVWEFVYGDLLGLFHIMHDAIGFRSTLTGKNYTMEWYELFQLGNCTFPHKRPGLVAPFWCNQGAACFFEGIDDLHWKENGSLVKVSEVTGEIFNQLAKWVKEDNRTGIYYETWTVQSDPSPGSKIWFESYDCTAFVLRTYQMLSKLGAVFKSPVQTNYTRIFLYSDEPTYLGNDSSIFGPHGDKTLAEKIISFYLPFRPPHSAKEFIWSLLEIVDEVIMHKTFYLYFNYEYWYLPMKRPYIKITYEEIPLPSQQNKSSTWHT comes from the exons ACGATTCGATCACCGGCCCACACCTGACCCATTCTGCCAGGCCAGATATCCTTTCTGCCCGACAGGCTCTCCTGATGGGCAGATTCCTCTAATGAAAGACCAGGATATAATTGAAGTTTATCGGCTTCAGACTCCTGTCTGGGAGTTCGTTTATGGAGATCTTCTTGGACTTTTT CATATTATGCATGATGCAATAGGCTTCAGGAGCACCCTGACGGGTAAAAACTACACAATGGAGTGGTATGAGCTCTTTCAACTTGGGAACTGCACCTTCCCACATAAGCGACCGGGCCTGGTTGCTCCTTTCTGGTGCAATCAAGGAGCAGCCTGTTTCTTTGAGGGAATAGATGATCTGCATTGGAAAGAAAATGGGTCCTTGGTGAAAGTTTCTGAAGTAACAG GTGAAATATTTAACCAACTGGCCAAATGGGTGAAAGAAGACAACAGAACTGGTATATACTATGAAACATGGACCGTTCAATCTGATCCTAGTCCAGGCAGCAAAATATGGTTTGAATCTTATGACTGCACAGCATTTGTGTTGAGAACTTATCAGATGTTGTCAAAATTGGGCGCTGTCTTTAAGAGCCCAGTACAGACCAATTATACCAGAATATTTCTGTATAGTGATGAACCTACTTACCTAGGTAATGACAGCTCTATATTTGGGCCACACGGCGACAAGACATTAGCAGAAAAGATTATTTCCTTTTATCTTCCATTTAGACCTCCACATTCAGCAAAAGAATTCATATGGAGTCTTTTGGAAATAGTGGATGAAGTTATAATGCATAAAACCTTTTACCTTTATTTCAATTATGAATATTGGTATTTGCCAATGAAACGACCCTATATTAAAATAACGTATGAAGAAATCCCTTTGCCTTCTCAACAAAACAAATCCAGTACTTGGCATACTTGA
- the cln5 gene encoding bis(monoacylglycero)phosphate synthase CLN5 isoform X2, with amino-acid sequence MKDQDIIEVYRLQTPVWEFVYGDLLGLFHIMHDAIGFRSTLTGKNYTMEWYELFQLGNCTFPHKRPGLVAPFWCNQGAACFFEGIDDLHWKENGSLVKVSEVTGEIFNQLAKWVKEDNRTGIYYETWTVQSDPSPGSKIWFESYDCTAFVLRTYQMLSKLGAVFKSPVQTNYTRIFLYSDEPTYLGNDSSIFGPHGDKTLAEKIISFYLPFRPPHSAKEFIWSLLEIVDEVIMHKTFYLYFNYEYWYLPMKRPYIKITYEEIPLPSQQNKSSTWHT; translated from the exons ATGAAAGACCAGGATATAATTGAAGTTTATCGGCTTCAGACTCCTGTCTGGGAGTTCGTTTATGGAGATCTTCTTGGACTTTTT CATATTATGCATGATGCAATAGGCTTCAGGAGCACCCTGACGGGTAAAAACTACACAATGGAGTGGTATGAGCTCTTTCAACTTGGGAACTGCACCTTCCCACATAAGCGACCGGGCCTGGTTGCTCCTTTCTGGTGCAATCAAGGAGCAGCCTGTTTCTTTGAGGGAATAGATGATCTGCATTGGAAAGAAAATGGGTCCTTGGTGAAAGTTTCTGAAGTAACAG GTGAAATATTTAACCAACTGGCCAAATGGGTGAAAGAAGACAACAGAACTGGTATATACTATGAAACATGGACCGTTCAATCTGATCCTAGTCCAGGCAGCAAAATATGGTTTGAATCTTATGACTGCACAGCATTTGTGTTGAGAACTTATCAGATGTTGTCAAAATTGGGCGCTGTCTTTAAGAGCCCAGTACAGACCAATTATACCAGAATATTTCTGTATAGTGATGAACCTACTTACCTAGGTAATGACAGCTCTATATTTGGGCCACACGGCGACAAGACATTAGCAGAAAAGATTATTTCCTTTTATCTTCCATTTAGACCTCCACATTCAGCAAAAGAATTCATATGGAGTCTTTTGGAAATAGTGGATGAAGTTATAATGCATAAAACCTTTTACCTTTATTTCAATTATGAATATTGGTATTTGCCAATGAAACGACCCTATATTAAAATAACGTATGAAGAAATCCCTTTGCCTTCTCAACAAAACAAATCCAGTACTTGGCATACTTGA